The Thermotoga sp. Ku-13t DNA segment GTTGAAAGGATTAACCCGGATCCAGCCAGTTTGAAACAAAAAGCAGTTCAGGTCGATGCGCTCGTTGTAGCCGACTATGATCTGTTCCAGCATGTGAGAAGCCAGCTCGAAGGAAAATACCCGGTGCTCCTGCTGTCAGAACTTGCAGAGCGTATTCTCAAGAGAATACCTCTTGAAGTGATGGATTCCTTCAAGAATTACTATGAGATGCTCTTCATACATGCGGAAGAATCATCGCTAAAGCGTGCGCTCGATATCGTTTGTGCCCTCATTGGTTTGATAGTTTTCTCTCCCCTGATGCTCGTCACGGCTTTGTGTATATATATAGAAGATGGAAGGCCTGTGATCTTCAAACAGGAACGCGTGGGCAAAGACGGCGTGCCGTTCATCATGTATAAATTCAGAACGATGAAGAACGAAAAACGTCACCAAGCAATGTTTGTTGATCAAGAAACACACAGAATTTTGAAGATAGGCAAGCTGATCAGACCGATACGGCTTGATGAAACACTACAGTTCGTGAACATTTTGAAGGGTGATATGAGCATAGTTGGGCCAAGGCCAGAACAAGTACCGTTTGTGCGTGATTTCGAACAGAAGATACCGTTTTATTCATACAGACACAAGCTTAAACCTGGCCTAACTGGCTGGGCGCAGATAATGTACAAATATTCATCTAACCTGGAGGAAGTAAAAACAAAACTGTCCTACGATCTTTACTACATAAAAAACCGCACGATATTCATGGACATTCGCATAATCCTTCAGACAATCGAGGCAGTCTTTTGGAAAAGAGGGGCAAAGTAAACATGAAGTAAGTCAATTTTTCTGATCTGTCACATCTGTCACAGGCTTTGGGCAACTGTCGCATAAGTCACAGTACTGGGCATTCTGAAAAGTGCTGGTGTGTAATAAAATTAGGGTAAAGCAGAGAAAAAACACGAATAACGATGTGTACAGAAAGACTGTATTAGTTTATATTTATCGTTGCAGAATTTGTTCAGGAGGTGTGCGATGAAAACAGTAATCTTGGCTGGGGGAAGTGGGGATCGTTTCTGGCTGCTTTCTACAGCTCAGGTGCCAAAGCAGTTTTTGAAACTCTTTGCTGAGAAGACATTGTTGAGGCAAACCTTCGAAAGGCTTTCTTTCAAAGTCAACATCGATGATATATACATCGTTACAAACAAAATCTATGAACAGGCTACATATTCAGAACTTCCTGAAATGCCAAAAAAGAACATTTTATTAGAGCCGTCAAAGAAAAACACCGCGCCTGCCTGCACCTTTGC contains these protein-coding regions:
- a CDS encoding sugar transferase encodes the protein MKEAAVFFLDWSVLFLLNYVLSNALAAAIVFSFICCVFLFAFRLYEDQHLTNLAQQFIRTLVALTFSIFASYVLYPLLHEVIGLRQFAINVLLGSAVISVVNYSVGVFFTKRVKPKRCLVIGKAEIEPVLQEIMKKSNGRFVFVERINPDPASLKQKAVQVDALVVADYDLFQHVRSQLEGKYPVLLLSELAERILKRIPLEVMDSFKNYYEMLFIHAEESSLKRALDIVCALIGLIVFSPLMLVTALCIYIEDGRPVIFKQERVGKDGVPFIMYKFRTMKNEKRHQAMFVDQETHRILKIGKLIRPIRLDETLQFVNILKGDMSIVGPRPEQVPFVRDFEQKIPFYSYRHKLKPGLTGWAQIMYKYSSNLEEVKTKLSYDLYYIKNRTIFMDIRIILQTIEAVFWKRGAK